In one Tautonia marina genomic region, the following are encoded:
- a CDS encoding WD40 repeat domain-containing protein, whose translation MAVIGFGDALERLAGGGPDRRVIGRSERPIPTIAFTPDDNQVATLEALGRLTFWKVDGGGRRVITGGDSQRIRCVAFDPRGDAVGLGCFDGSIRFQDWRTGRDSGRIEASGASIQALAFSPNGRCLASGDSNGHLTLWDAKTRKPLLDVDVHQGSVTTLAFSPDGRWLASAGYDGRVIVREAVTGALRASTSCRSGVLGPLLFAPDGGALIWANRFGGFVRRWDLSAGGDILSLECSVQDMTPTPDGRFLLVQIDGERLWQLDAATLRLRRRLQFPGATLCSLAISHDGTRLALGGLNTVEVRTFESEGFANATE comes from the coding sequence GTGGCCGTAATTGGATTCGGGGATGCCCTCGAGCGGCTTGCCGGGGGAGGCCCTGATCGACGGGTCATCGGACGGAGCGAACGGCCGATCCCCACCATCGCCTTCACGCCGGACGACAACCAGGTCGCCACGCTGGAGGCTCTCGGCCGCCTGACCTTCTGGAAGGTCGACGGGGGAGGCCGCAGGGTCATCACGGGCGGGGATTCTCAGCGCATCCGGTGCGTTGCCTTCGACCCACGAGGGGATGCGGTGGGGCTGGGGTGCTTCGACGGATCGATCCGGTTCCAGGACTGGCGGACCGGCCGGGACTCCGGCCGCATCGAGGCCAGCGGTGCCTCCATCCAGGCCCTGGCCTTCTCGCCCAACGGCCGCTGCCTCGCCTCGGGTGACTCGAACGGCCACCTCACGCTCTGGGATGCGAAGACCAGGAAGCCGCTGCTGGACGTCGACGTCCACCAAGGCTCCGTGACCACGCTGGCCTTCTCTCCCGATGGGCGATGGCTCGCCTCGGCCGGTTATGACGGTCGGGTGATCGTGCGAGAGGCCGTGACCGGCGCCTTGCGCGCCTCAACCTCGTGCAGGTCGGGCGTCCTCGGTCCGCTGCTCTTCGCGCCCGACGGCGGAGCCCTCATCTGGGCGAACCGCTTCGGTGGATTCGTCAGAAGGTGGGACCTCAGTGCCGGCGGGGACATCCTGAGCCTGGAGTGCTCGGTCCAGGACATGACCCCGACGCCCGACGGTCGATTCCTCCTGGTCCAGATCGACGGCGAGCGGCTCTGGCAACTCGACGCCGCGACGCTCCGGCTCCGGCGTCGGCTCCAGTTCCCGGGGGCCACCCTCTGCTCGCTGGCCATCTCGCACGACGGGACCCGTCTGGCGCTGGGAGGATTGAACACCGTCGAGGTCCGAACCTTCGAGTCCGAGGGGTTCGCAAACGCAACCGAATGA
- a CDS encoding matrixin family metalloprotease: MTIRPTALTSTTTRTSRVLDRVQRRPTPRPTVRRRPAIEPLEVRTLLSAGALDESFDGDGLLTTTISDYDAALDVTVQQDGRVVAAGYAKGPDGTNDFTLMRYLPDGSLDPSFGDSGLVMTAIGRATPWVGSGDESVQDVAIQPDGRIVAAGGTVDRKGDQELALARYLPDGTLDASFGSGGIVTTDIRPDGEDKVTDLAIDAQGRIVVTANNFTLARYLPDGTLDSSFGSGGIVVTELGPIGEHVEALAIDPLGNLVVAGRISGPSYTYKMLVARFDESGVLDTDFGGGDGLVVVDLGPEGAEATGLAIQPDGRIVVAGTYGLNLSFAVVGLDTNGDFDTTFGGGDGVVMTAVGEGSSSSASDVVIRGDGRIVVSGRSYGQSGLDLFALAAYEADGSLDSTFGTGGIVTTEFVGKEAFAHAMAIAPDGDLVVAGGALTRVNGSPSLSDIAVARYVGEGITVSPAFGLETSESGGTAQINVVLNTEPSSPVTIQLATGDSSEGLLLDPSTNTQVAILSLTFDPTNWSTPQTVTIVGQDDSESDGDVSYSIIVGTASSTDTAYDGFDPADVGVVNHDDEPSDGGGGGKGGGKGGGPKNLTAASEAGPSSDADPLSRWQLRFALRSARAFWRDAGADLSRLGPLDIRIADLPGTTLGQADGSTITLDRDAAGHGWFLDPTPLDAADVPGDRMDLLTAVTHEIGHALGLEHDHDEDGHEEAIMAPILGLGTRRVPTVRVPEVASMRLR, encoded by the coding sequence ATGACCATCCGCCCGACCGCCCTCACCTCGACCACAACCCGGACCTCCCGCGTCCTCGATCGCGTTCAAAGGCGGCCCACGCCTCGACCGACCGTGCGGCGACGCCCAGCAATCGAACCGCTCGAGGTCCGGACCCTGCTCTCGGCCGGGGCACTGGACGAGAGCTTCGACGGCGACGGCCTCCTGACCACCACCATCTCCGACTACGACGCGGCGCTCGACGTGACGGTCCAGCAGGACGGCCGCGTCGTGGCGGCAGGATACGCCAAGGGGCCGGATGGCACCAATGATTTCACCCTGATGCGCTATCTCCCCGACGGATCGCTTGATCCGTCGTTCGGTGATTCCGGGCTCGTCATGACGGCGATCGGAAGGGCGACACCGTGGGTGGGAAGTGGCGACGAGAGCGTCCAGGATGTCGCCATCCAGCCGGATGGCCGGATCGTCGCCGCCGGAGGGACCGTCGATCGGAAGGGCGATCAGGAGCTGGCCCTGGCCCGCTACCTGCCCGACGGCACGCTCGACGCGTCCTTCGGCAGCGGTGGGATCGTGACGACCGACATCCGGCCGGACGGCGAGGACAAGGTGACCGACCTCGCCATCGACGCCCAGGGGCGAATTGTGGTGACCGCGAACAATTTCACCCTGGCCCGCTACCTGCCCGACGGGACGCTCGACAGTTCCTTCGGCAGCGGTGGGATCGTGGTGACCGAACTGGGCCCCATCGGTGAGCACGTCGAGGCCCTGGCGATCGATCCTCTCGGGAATCTGGTCGTCGCGGGTCGTATCAGCGGCCCCTCCTACACTTACAAGATGCTCGTGGCCAGGTTCGATGAATCCGGGGTCCTCGACACCGATTTCGGTGGCGGCGATGGTCTGGTCGTCGTCGATTTGGGTCCTGAGGGCGCCGAAGCTACTGGCCTGGCGATTCAGCCGGATGGGCGGATCGTCGTTGCTGGGACTTATGGCCTGAACCTCTCCTTCGCCGTTGTCGGCCTCGACACGAACGGGGACTTCGACACGACGTTCGGTGGCGGGGATGGTGTGGTGATGACCGCCGTCGGTGAGGGATCGAGCTCGAGCGCCAGCGACGTGGTGATCCGGGGCGACGGTCGGATCGTGGTCTCGGGGAGGAGCTACGGCCAGAGTGGACTGGACCTCTTCGCCCTCGCCGCCTACGAGGCCGATGGCTCGCTGGATTCCACGTTCGGGACCGGTGGGATCGTCACGACCGAATTCGTCGGCAAGGAGGCGTTCGCGCACGCCATGGCGATCGCGCCGGATGGCGACCTCGTGGTGGCCGGCGGGGCCCTCACGAGGGTAAATGGCAGTCCGAGCCTTTCGGACATCGCCGTGGCCCGATACGTCGGCGAGGGGATCACGGTCTCGCCCGCCTTCGGCCTGGAGACCTCCGAGAGTGGCGGGACGGCCCAGATCAATGTGGTCCTGAACACGGAGCCATCCTCCCCCGTTACGATCCAGCTCGCGACCGGCGATTCGAGTGAGGGCCTCCTGCTCGACCCGTCGACCAATACTCAGGTCGCTATCCTTTCACTCACATTCGACCCGACGAATTGGAGCACGCCGCAAACGGTCACGATCGTCGGACAGGATGATTCCGAGTCGGACGGCGACGTTTCGTATTCGATCATCGTCGGGACGGCCTCGAGCACGGATACCGCCTACGACGGGTTCGACCCTGCCGATGTCGGTGTCGTCAATCATGACGACGAACCCTCCGACGGAGGAGGTGGCGGCAAGGGCGGCGGCAAGGGCGGCGGGCCCAAGAATCTCACTGCCGCCTCCGAGGCCGGGCCCAGCTCCGACGCCGACCCGCTCTCCCGCTGGCAACTCCGCTTCGCCCTTCGATCGGCCCGGGCCTTCTGGCGAGACGCCGGCGCCGACCTTAGCCGCCTCGGCCCGCTCGACATTCGCATCGCCGACCTGCCCGGCACCACCCTGGGCCAGGCCGACGGCTCGACGATCACCCTCGACCGCGACGCCGCCGGCCACGGCTGGTTCCTCGACCCAACGCCCCTCGACGCCGCCGACGTGCCGGGCGACCGTATGGACCTCCTCACGGCCGTCACCCACGAGATCGGCCACGCCCTGGGCCTGGAGCACGACCACGACGAGGACGGCCACGAAGAAGCCATCATGGCCCCGATCCTCGGCCTCGGAACGCGTCGCGTGCCGACCGTGCGCGTCCCCGAGGTCGCCTCGATGCGTCTCCGCTGA
- a CDS encoding transposase: EHKRVVLIIDNAPWHRGKPIDEALAEHPHLEFYRLPSYSPQLNVIERFWKLLRRRATHNRLFDELADLKRSIRASLCYFQTVRGRIRTLIAGCYAQPRDQPVTTGT; the protein is encoded by the coding sequence CGAGCACAAGCGGGTGGTGCTGATCATCGACAACGCCCCGTGGCATCGGGGCAAGCCGATCGACGAGGCGTTGGCCGAGCACCCGCACCTGGAGTTCTACCGTCTGCCAAGCTACAGCCCCCAGCTCAACGTGATCGAGCGGTTCTGGAAACTGTTGCGACGTCGGGCGACGCACAACCGCCTGTTCGACGAGCTGGCCGACCTGAAGCGATCGATCCGGGCAAGCCTGTGCTACTTCCAGACGGTCCGAGGCAGGATTCGGACCCTGATCGCCGGGTGCTATGCCCAGCCCCGGGATCAGCCAGTGACGACCGGAACGTGA